Sequence from the Osmia bicornis bicornis chromosome 13, iOsmBic2.1, whole genome shotgun sequence genome:
AATCAACGCGTATTTGAACCATAAATTGGCGAACGCTTGAAATTCTTTGTACTGGCGTGTTTTATACTGTGATAAATTGACGTTTTAAGGGATTGGTTGagtaaagaaaaaacaaagatAGCACAGAataagtatttatttaatatcgtCATACACCCTCGATCTTTAGGGAAAATGTTGGTCTAAACCAGCGGAGGGGAAGGTGTCCCCGCCGCTGGGTATGACATTCGAACCAGTAGGCATTATGCCTAATTCACAGGAGACACTTTTGTACTCTAGAAAGATTAAAACTTTCTCAAATAAATAGTCGCTAAAGCGAGTCGGTTTGTTAATTAACCagtaaaatgaataatgagCTCGATTCGAAAGTTGGttgtcaaaataattaatcatgctTAGCTGCTTCCGATATCGAAAGCAATTGGAAAGTGGCTCCCTCTGCATTGGCTACCACCAATGATTACAGATCCAACAAGATTGGGTTGTCAGGGCCGTTGGCGTCGGGAGTGGGGGCTCCAAACGCCCTTGCACACGGCCAAGGAAAGGCCGgtaccgggtgcgacccctggtatCGGCCACATGCTAGGTACCCAAGTTAGGCACCAGTATGATGTCAGATCGGTACGCCGAGGGCATCATTGGCGCagcggggtccctaacacccctgTATGACGTCAGGTCCGTACGAACAGGGCACAACcagtataataattataaggGTTTCTCTAAATTTTTCCAGAGTTTACTTAATtcactttatttattttttttgcatATTAAATATACTCATCGAAGGGGAATAACATATATGACTGTATCCCTCTTCTGGGTCTCAGCCGAGGACcccttttattttactttttctagttatttgtataatattattcctCATTGTAGTTCAAGGCCATCTCTGCATCACTTACATttctgcattccttacatccctgcaacccttaaatctttttttatttttttttttttttttttttttttaacgtggtggaaatcttcagaaagacacctccagcccccctggggaggggccagaggtagtgtgggatttttacccactaaaaccaccacggtggcCTGCACTGGGACTGTAGGGAGGGTGCTTTGACCCTCCGCTATGTACCAAATTCCGCCGACATCgagggccacacccgatgccGGCAATCCTGGGATCGCGTGCAGTGGAGACCTGGGCCCCAGCCCaggcatcctttacatcccccGTTTAGTTAGATCTCTGCACCCCTTACATCATTGcattcatttcatccctacattcatttcatcccAACATTCTCTTCAACCCTacactcttttcatccctacattcttgtcatccctacattcttgccatccctacattcttttcatccctacattcttttcatccctacattcttatcatccctacattctttccatcccttatatccctgcaAACCATACAATAACTATATTACAAAGACTGCtccgagtaaaggtaagtaaaggtaagtaaaggtaagtaaaggtaagttagtttttttcctgaaattttgcaaaatttagttccttttttcgccactaGAGGGCGCTGATTGGACATTGATATtttagttcgaatttttgccgctagggggcgctcTATTTTTGAGATTTTTCGCGAAAATCTCGAAAAAACAGCGCCCCCTTGCGGCCAAATTTGgaactaaaattttcaaaaattttcaaaaattttagttCCAAATTTggccgctagggggcgctgttttttcgagattttcgcgaaaaatctcaaaaatagggcgccccctagcggcaaaaattcgaactaaaaacttttgaaaatttttgaaaattttagttcCAAATTTGGCCGCAAGGGGGCGCTGTTTTTTCGAGATTTTCGCGAAAAATCTCAAAAATAGAGCGCCCCCTAAcggcaaaaattcgaactaaaATTTCCATGTCCGATCAGCGCCCTCTAGCGGCGAAAAagggaactaaattttgcacaATTTATTTCGTTCTGTGTTGTAGAAAGTGAATGTAAGAGATGGAAGGGTTGCAGGCATAGGTTGTGTAGGatacagggatgtaagggatgaagagacgaaaagaatgtagggatgaaaggaatgtaggggttagaagaatgtagggatgaaaagaatgtagggatgaaaagaatgtagggatgaaaagaatgtagggatgaaaagaatgtagggatgaaaagaatgtagggatgaaaagaatgtagggatgaaaagaatgtagggatgaaaagagtgtagggatgaaaggaatgtagggatgagaAGAATGTAGGAATGAAAAGGATGCAGGGATATTAGGCATACAGTGATGTAAGGAATACAGAGATGAAAGGGATGTAGAGATGTAGGGAATGTAAAGATGTAAGAATTGCTGAAATATAATGGACGCAGATATGTAAAGAATGCAGGAATATAAGGGATGTAATTTGAACCCCATAATCTAACAttcgtttaaataatttaataatattaaatacaatgaTTATATAGCAAGGCTGAGCTCGGGACACTGACTAACAATGACTTCACTTCATACGTTTCCCTCTATTGAGGGTGGCGTAATCTAGGGACTTGAATCTGTCCCTTTTTGCTCAACAATTATTTATGCTATATGCTTCTGTACTTTTAATTCCATTCATACTTGTCCGTACTTTTAAATCTCACACTCTTTCTGTACTTTTAAATCCTCTCATCTTACatcccccttttagtcgcatCTTACGACAagcaggggataccgtggccgtattctaagccccccgagccacagggggtTGACTACCAATGAGAAATGGAATATAGTTTTTGATATCCTAACAATCTGCTATTACCATCAAAGTGTGTTAGACTACTGCATTGCGAAGTATTTTCATACTAGGATAAGCAGATGGCGTTCGTTTTCAAGGCGCACATTCAAAATCCTGTTCAGTATTGTTGGATCTATAGCAATCTATAGTCATTGCGCAACGTTACTCGTTTATAAGCTGATCTATGCCAACTTCTATAGTTGCGAATCCGAAGAAATGGCGACTCGTCTGCTTAAAGTTAGCTCCGCTTTGCGGACGTGCACTAATAAAACCAGCCTTGTAAAGgtaatgaaatagaaattttatattacaaatctcATTGTCAAAGTAGACTAAAATGACTTTTTTAAAGTTGTATGTAAATTAAAGTAACTTTATCGAAACCCATTGACTCCGTCTACTCCTTACGTAATAAGACTAAGTTGTTTAAAACATTGTAAAAGCAAATGCAAAAaggttaaattattattaatctacAACAAGCAgaattcaataaatttaattgtatGATGTATTGGAATTGGCATAACCTTAGTATGTATAAACGTTTACTGAGCAGTAATGTTACTAGTAAATTGTTTGACAGATAGAATGCACTTTATGGTTTTGTTTTAGGTACAAAAGCAATGGCAATCTACAGCATCATCTTTAAAGGAGATACTTATCAATCAACCTGCAACAAAAGTTACAACTTTAGACTGCGGTATGAGAGTAGCCAGTGAAGATAGTGGATCTCCAACAGCCACTGTTGGGATATGGATTGATGCTGGCAGTCGTTTTGAAACTGATGAAACCAATGGAGTTGCTCATTTCATGGAACACATGGCTTTCAAAGTAattcatattttcaatatatttaataataaatcagaTGTTTTAGTTACAAAGCAGAATTATTAATAGGGAACTTCAAAACGCTCTCAAACTGACCTAGAGTTGGAAATAGAAAACATGGGAGCTCAGTTGAATGCTTACACAAGCAGAGAACAAACAATATTTTATGCTAGATCTTTGGCAGAAGATATTCCAAAGACCATTGAAATTTTGAGTGACATCATTCAGAATTCAAAACTGGGTGAAAgtgaaattgaaagagaacGTGGTGTTATCTTAAGAGAAATGCAGGAGGTTGAAACAAATCTGCAAGAAGTTGTTCTTGATCATTTACATTCAAGTGCATATCAAGGCACACCTTTGGGAAGAACAATTCTTGGTCCAACTCAgaatattaaaagtattacACGAAAAGATCTTCTTGAATATGTTAGGACACACTATGGTCCACCTAGGTATGTAATTACAGCTTGCAATGATCCACgaactattttatttatgttaaattTTTCTCTTAGGTTTGTTTTAGCTGGTGCAGGTGGTGTAGATCATAATGCTCTGGTAGATCTGGCTCAGAAACATTTTGGTCAAATGAAAGGACCGGTCTATGATGAAATTCCACCTCCCCTTACACCGTGTCGTTACACGGGATCTGAAATAAGAGTTCGCGATGATAATATTCCCCATGCACATATTGCCATTGCTGTTGAAGGTGCTGCATGGTCTGATGCTGATACCATTCCTCTTATGGTTGCCAATACTCTTATGGGAGCATGGGATCGCAGCCAAGGAGGAGGTTTAAATAATGCGAGCTATTTGGCTCAAGCTGCTGCAGCTGGGCTAGCCCACAGTTTTCTAAGTTTTAATACTTGCTACAAAGTTCGTATTAccttataaatatgtatattttttaaaattattatataccAATCATTTTTTCTATATAGGATACAGGACTTTGGGGTGTATATTTCGTTTGCGATCCCATGTCAATAGAGGATTTTTTACACTGTATACAAACTGAATGGATGAAATTATGTATATCAGTTACAGAGAAAGAAGTAGAACGCGCAAAAAATAGTCTTAAAACAAATATGCTTCTTCAGTTGGATGGAACTAGTGCAATTTGTGAAGACATTGGCCGACAGATGCTTTGTTACAATCGACGTATACCTCTTCATGAACTTGAAGCTAGGATAGATGTAAGTACTTCGTCGAAATAAAATTGGCGACTTATAATGTACACTTTTcatctaaataaaattttttacagGGCGTAACTGCTTCAAATATTCATGATGTTTGCATGAAATACATTTACGATCAGTGTCCGGTTGTTGCAGCCGTTGGACCAGTTGAAAATCTACCCGATTATACCCTAATTCGTGCCGGCATGTACAGATTGCGAGTATAAATACATTTCTTCAAAAAAATTTAGGGCGAGTCGCCAACAGCATCACTAgctaaaattaatattcataattattaaatctataatatataaaacaaactattcttcatttttactCCGTAGTCTCATCTAAATCCCAATAAATTTATAGCCATGTATTATTTGACTTCagtaaaacaataaatttaatttaatataatgtattccttgatttattattatgtCAACAGAATAAACTtgtttaagaaataaaattatctaaatcaatttctttggtattcatttatttcaaattatttattaattgcgaataataaataattttttataacgGGCTTATTACTTTGTACTTGTTGAATAGTTAATGGTATTCTATTTATCTCGTTGTATCGTTACATCTCATACAAAATATGACATTACATAAGCATTTGaatagtaaaaaattatttatacaattatgaatttttatgaaatgaTTCTATAAACAATGCCTCATTTTTTCATGACATATAATGTACAATACCGAGTATAGTAGGCTTCCTCGGGGAATGTGACAATTCCCCGTAGGGTACTTTTCACCTCATCGGTGTTCCCGAGAGAAATGGTGATGCTTGGGCGGAGCCGCTATTTATATAGGTCTGTCCATCCCCATCACCTGAATATGGACGATTCCGCGAGAGAGTTTGAATTGATATCTACGTTAACGCCATTTCCTCTAAGGAAGCCTACTTCGATTGAGAGGTGTATAATGATAAATTTAACTATTaatatgtaattttaaataagaatatagaaaattatttcgaGATATCTACATACGAAACataattattgattatttttGACTATACATTCATAAAAATGTGGATAGTGTAAAACATATACAGTTTTCGAAAGAATCATAATATATTAATCCTTAAGTTTTTAATTACATCAATTCAATGATGTTAAAGCACACAGAAATAAATGCACAATTTATTTCCTGTATAATATGATTAACTAGAAAGAGATATACttacattaataattcatCCCTAACCGGGAAAATTACTTTTACGATTAGTGCAATAATGGAAAGATGTAAGCACTATATGTAATGAAGTTTCCAATGCAATTTTTACTCAATTTctagatataaaataataatttgtggCAGTATGacagaaaacaatttttcagtATTTTTCCATAATATAATAGAGAGGTATACCTTGAGTTCTATACTTACATTAAAAGAGGATTTACTTTAACTAATTTCGATTTCATTATTATGCCTTTAACAAGTTTAACCACTATCTAGCATTATTTGATGGTGCTGTGGTTTGTGTTGGCGATGCAGTATCCTTACAAACCTTAGAAGTCATTTCAGCCAATGGCTCCAAttcttttgtatttactaatTCAAATTCTGTTACAAAATagtaaaaatgtttgtaacaTGTATTTACATGTGCCTcctgaaatataaaaatatctttaactatatcaatataaaaatgagataatattttatcaaatacaCAGGAATCTAAAACTTACTGCTCCTATGGCAACAATACGATCAAAATGATGTATGTAAACATGGACAAAAACCCTAAACAAGCGTGTCAAAATTTTTCTACACAATGGTACAAATGTTTTTGGGAATGGAACatctataataaaatttaaaaattaatgatttaacaaataaattgtTATCTAAGCTTCCATAGTTTTATACCTGTTGAAACAGGAAATatagtttcattattaatttgtGCTTCAATCCAATCCATGAGAAGACTAACATATTGTGGTGCTGGTAATGCAGTAggttttttatatttttcaccaTCTGCccataaatattcaaatcgAGCCCCACCGCTCATAGTAGGACAAGATGCAGAATCACAATATTCAGAAACAGTACCATATATTAgatttattctattaaaaaaatctaccactgaaattatattaaataacataGAACAGTTATATTTCTTAAGCTAAATTCTTTGGTAGATagttaacaatttttaataccaTGTACAGCAATCCAATCGTTCAAGTCCTCCCCAGGAGGTAATTTTACAACAGATCTTAAATTAATTCCAGAATTCAATGAAGCTTGTGCTTGTTTATGCAAAGAATATCGCAATGTTCCATGGGCAAATCGCTTTTTTGGTCTGAATGTCTATAATAGGAATTGAACATTAAAACAATGGGGGAACTATCATGTTATGATACAAGTTTATAAAGTGGATATACCATTTAAAGCAATGAACTAacaagaaatttaattttaaacatatAGAACTCTGGAGATCAAACGTAACGTCTTATATTTAAGTACAAAGATCGGTAAATAGTATCTCATATGAGGTTAAGTGTTTTGTTATATTACAAAcgaatgtaatataaataacaaGTAATATCTACCTTTCCTTTTTGAAAAAACTCCATAAAACCACTTAATGCGGTCATCGTGAACAAGATTATGCAATATACGTATTTATTATACGAATGCCGgagtaatataaatttaccCAACACTCAGTATATCCGTACATGTGCTGACCGGAATTCTGTactgtatatatatgtataaatccTTATTGGATTTTctcattttgtatttattgttaaattttgtaataaaattaacattaaacaAATACTTTTCATTAATGTATTATAACTACTAGAAGTAATAAGTGGCGTGATAACCGAAAGTATTCCAGAAACGTAATATGAAACTAATCACACAAACAAAATTATCACAAAAAGTATAtcaaaaatgtatataaatatacaattttaataaaaatcattgtACACctaaattagaagaaaatggtttaaatttttatacagatattttattacataaacAGGTAGTTTGATGCACAAAAGTAAAAAACTAAATGTTACCCTGGGCATCATTACTATTCGTGTCTTTCTCCTGAAATAgatcttatttttatataacaatatttgtacatacgtatattaattatattgtaattttGTGCATGTGTGTATACTACTACAAACTTGTATTTCAATTAGTCTTGTTGTTTAACTGTTATTGTAACCATGCTATCAATAATCGAATTTTCGCATTACAAActtattacaaataaatacaatGTGTTATTTACTTTTAGCTGTAATTAATGTTCAATAAACATTACATTTTCCTTATGTAATGCGTTTATCACtcaaatattttacattttattacaCAATAGCATTCTTATGTAATCAATACATGTAGTAGCTAACTCTCTGTTTATGtagtttaatattaataaaattatttataaatatacatcTCTTTTCAATCGTGATCATAGAAgtacatatttattattataaagcaaaataaaagtgatcaataatttatttgtacaCTACAATTCTGTAATAGCAATGAATACTCAGACAGATGGAATGATTCCTTATGGTATTATATTTTGGAATTGagttttattcaaataaaaaatgaatattccTGTCATATTTCACTGTTAATCATGATAATAGTATTGTCACGTGTAATttcagaagaaaagaaacattttctaCATTAATTAGGAATTTACATGAAAAATATCGTTTTTGTGACCAGCACAGTTATCTTGCAATTAATAGATCAAACAATGTATTGATGCCATTAAATGCATCACAGTCTTCATCATTCAGGATCTGCTTTAGTCATAGATGCAAACattaacgttttttttttttgcttttaatcaaatattataaatagtaAGACTCACGTATGCAGcagcaattaaaaaatacctTGATACATACCTGATATCATTGCAAACATTTTTTACTATACAACTTCACTTGTAAAACAAAGATATACAATGTCATAGCATAGAGGTAGAAACATAATGTGGAGATGAAAGTGCAATATCTCTCCTGATTAATACCCAATAAAAACACTGTATTCATAATTACATACACCGTGCGGTGATCACAGCTGTTTAGAGCCTTCCGCTTTTTTGGCCGGTGGTGGCACTCCAGGGGCTATTGGAGGATTTCTAACCGGGTCGGAAGTGGAATTACTTTTAAGAACCGCGGCTGACCTTTCTTTTTCCGGTTCGGATGAAGATGTGCCAACACTTTTCTTAGAATCTGCAACATTTTCATCTAATTCCTCTTTACCATAACCTTTTTCAGTCGTTACAGGTGTAGCAGGAACCGGAGATTTAGGCGCAATATATTTTGTTGCAGTACATTCTCCATCTTTAAGTTTTTCACTTGCTTCCTTTTGTAATGTTTTTTGTATTTGATCGTCcgattctaaaatttcttcCTTATCAATTAATTCAAGTAATTCATCTACTTGTTTTTTGCTCAATTTAATATCCTCCTTTCCAATTAGTTCTAACAcctataaattaaatatataatggtatataaattttgtttacagctttatttattaaataccatGTATTACCTTAAGGACGTCTTCGACTTTTATAGCACCATCTCTATCGTCATCGATTTTTGCTAAAATTTCAGTTATACGTTGTAATCGATGTTGATCCGGTACATTCTGAATTTTCCTAATAGCTGAAATTAATTCCTCTATTTTAACTAATTCTTCAATGGTTTTAGAACTTGTGCCTTTTCCTTCATCAatactttctttcttttcggACTGTTTGATTTGTTTCTTCGACTCAAGTTCTGATACAACTTCATCCATCTTATGAAtcattttattcatttgtttaaataatcgTATAGCACCCTTGGAtactttaatattttctatatcCTTTTGACCCTTTGCAGCCGCTTTAATTTCGTAAAACTCTTTGAGATCTTCTTGATAATCGGCCATTTCTTCTTTCAGTTCTTTTAGTTCTCCTTTTTCAACTATATGCTTCTTATCCTTGATAAAATCAGAGACAAACGTTACCttcaaaataaacaaataactACTGATCTTCTAACCGTTCACTAAAATACTATTTTTACAAACCTCTCCAAGAGAA
This genomic interval carries:
- the LOC114880177 gene encoding mitochondrial-processing peptidase subunit beta isoform X1, which translates into the protein MRVASEDSGSPTATVGIWIDAGSRFETDETNGVAHFMEHMAFKGTSKRSQTDLELEIENMGAQLNAYTSREQTIFYARSLAEDIPKTIEILSDIIQNSKLGESEIERERGVILREMQEVETNLQEVVLDHLHSSAYQGTPLGRTILGPTQNIKSITRKDLLEYVRTHYGPPRFVLAGAGGVDHNALVDLAQKHFGQMKGPVYDEIPPPLTPCRYTGSEIRVRDDNIPHAHIAIAVEGAAWSDADTIPLMVANTLMGAWDRSQGGGLNNASYLAQAAAAGLAHSFLSFNTCYKDTGLWGVYFVCDPMSIEDFLHCIQTEWMKLCISVTEKEVERAKNSLKTNMLLQLDGTSAICEDIGRQMLCYNRRIPLHELEARIDGVTASNIHDVCMKYIYDQCPVVAAVGPVENLPDYTLIRAGMYRLRV
- the LOC114880181 gene encoding MOB kinase activator-like 3; protein product: MTALSGFMEFFQKGKTFRPKKRFAHGTLRYSLHKQAQASLNSGINLRSVVKLPPGEDLNDWIAVHVVDFFNRINLIYGTVSEYCDSASCPTMSGGARFEYLWADGEKYKKPTALPAPQYVSLLMDWIEAQINNETIFPVSTDVPFPKTFVPLCRKILTRLFRVFVHVYIHHFDRIVAIGAEAHVNTCYKHFYYFVTEFELVNTKELEPLAEMTSKVCKDTASPTQTTAPSNNAR
- the LOC114880177 gene encoding mitochondrial-processing peptidase subunit beta isoform X2, translating into MATRLLKVSSALRTCTNKTSLVKVQKQWQSTASSLKEILINQPATKVTTLDCGMRVASEDSGSPTATVGIWIDAGSRFETDETNGVAHFMEHMAFKGTSKRSQTDLELEIENMGAQLNAYTSREQTIFYARSLAEDIPKTIEILSDIIQNSKLGESEIERERGVILREMQEVETNLQEVVLDHLHSSAYQGTPLGRTILGPTQNIKSITRKDLLEYVRTHYGPPRFVLAGAGGVDHNALVDLAQKHFGQMKGPVYDEIPPPLTPCRYTGSEIRVRDDNIPHAHIAIAVEGAAWSDADTIPLMVANTLMGAWDRSQGGGLNNASYLAQAAAAGLAHSFLSFNTCYKDTGLWGVYFVCDPMSIEDFLHCIQTEWMKLCISVTEKEVERAKNSLKTNMLLQLDGTSAICEDIGRQMLCYNRRIPLHELEARIDGVTASNIHDVCMKYIYDQCPVVAAVGPVENLPDYTLIRAGMYRLRV